The following are encoded together in the Streptomyces asoensis genome:
- the wblA gene encoding transcriptional regulator WblA — MGWVTDWSAQAACRTTDPDELFVQGAAQNRAKAVCTGCPVRTECLADALDNRVEFGVWGGMTERERRALLRRRPTVTSWRRLLETARSEYERGAGILPLDDDQMYENYAAVS, encoded by the coding sequence ATGGGCTGGGTTACCGACTGGAGTGCGCAGGCCGCCTGCCGCACTACCGATCCGGATGAACTGTTCGTTCAGGGAGCAGCGCAGAACAGGGCCAAGGCGGTGTGCACCGGATGCCCGGTACGCACCGAATGTCTGGCCGACGCGCTCGACAACCGCGTCGAGTTCGGCGTATGGGGAGGAATGACCGAGCGCGAGCGCCGCGCACTGCTGCGCAGGCGGCCGACCGTGACCTCCTGGCGCCGGCTGCTGGAGACGGCGCGTTCGGAGTACGAGCGGGGGGCGGGCATCCTGCCGCTCGACGACGACCAGATGTACGAGAACTACGCGGCGGTGAGCTGA
- a CDS encoding ArsA family ATPase translates to MSEDQAHDRKGTRHRLSPAPVLDIDPLLDDPATRIVVCCGSGGVGKTTTAAALGLRAAERGRKVVVLTIDPARRLAQSMGIDSLDNTPRRVKGVEGDGELHAMMLDMKRTFDEIVEAHADADRANAILGNPFYQSLSAGFAGTQEYMAMEKLGQLRARDEWDLIVVDTPPSRSALDFLDAPKRLGSFLDGKLIRVLLAPAKVGGRAGMKFLNVGMSMMTGALGKLLGGQLLKDVQTFVAAMDSMFGGFRTRADATYKLLQAPGTAFLVVAAPERDALREAAYFVERLAAEDMPLAGLVLNRVHGSGAAQLSAERALAAAEELDLARTHAAENLEEPGIVDQDGGKAGLRNSPDTYGSSESPATDPQLGAPTGADRTTATGTDRTASADTRTGAASGTDADRTVDDLTAGLLRLHAERMHLLSREQRTRDRFTALHPEVAVSEVAALPGDVHDLTGLRDIGDRLAANRPELPEAADS, encoded by the coding sequence ATGAGTGAGGACCAGGCTCACGACCGCAAGGGCACCCGGCACCGTCTCTCCCCCGCGCCCGTGCTGGACATCGATCCGCTGCTCGACGACCCGGCGACCCGCATCGTGGTGTGCTGCGGCTCGGGCGGTGTCGGCAAGACCACCACGGCCGCGGCACTGGGACTCCGGGCGGCCGAGCGGGGCCGCAAGGTGGTGGTCCTCACCATCGACCCGGCGCGCCGGCTCGCCCAGTCGATGGGCATCGACTCGCTGGACAACACCCCGCGCCGCGTCAAGGGCGTCGAGGGCGACGGCGAGCTGCACGCGATGATGCTCGACATGAAGCGCACCTTCGACGAGATCGTCGAGGCGCACGCGGACGCCGACCGGGCCAACGCGATCCTGGGCAACCCGTTCTACCAGTCGCTCTCGGCAGGCTTCGCGGGCACGCAGGAGTACATGGCGATGGAGAAGCTGGGACAGCTGCGCGCGCGGGACGAGTGGGACCTGATCGTCGTCGACACCCCGCCGTCCCGCTCCGCCCTGGACTTCCTGGACGCCCCGAAGCGCCTCGGGTCGTTCCTGGACGGCAAGCTGATCCGCGTCCTGCTCGCGCCCGCCAAGGTCGGCGGACGCGCGGGCATGAAGTTCCTGAACGTCGGGATGTCGATGATGACCGGTGCCCTCGGCAAGCTGCTCGGCGGCCAGCTGCTGAAGGACGTGCAGACGTTCGTCGCGGCGATGGACTCGATGTTCGGCGGCTTCCGCACGCGCGCGGACGCCACCTACAAGCTGCTCCAGGCGCCCGGCACGGCGTTCCTCGTGGTGGCGGCTCCCGAGCGGGACGCGCTGCGGGAGGCCGCGTACTTCGTGGAACGGCTGGCCGCCGAGGACATGCCGCTGGCCGGACTGGTGCTCAACCGGGTGCACGGCAGCGGCGCCGCCCAGCTGTCCGCCGAGCGCGCCCTGGCGGCGGCGGAGGAGCTCGACCTCGCCCGGACCCACGCGGCAGAAAATCTTGAAGAGCCCGGCATTGTGGATCAGGACGGCGGGAAAGCTGGACTTCGTAACTCTCCCGACACGTACGGCAGTTCAGAATCTCCCGCAACCGATCCGCAGCTCGGCGCCCCCACCGGCGCGGATCGGACCACGGCCACCGGCACGGACCGGACAGCGAGCGCCGACACGCGCACAGGCGCGGCGTCCGGCACGGACGCGGACCGGACCGTGGACGACCTCACCGCGGGCCTGCTGAGGCTGCACGCGGAACGCATGCACCTGCTCTCCCGCGAGCAGCGCACGCGGGACCGCTTCACGGCGCTGCACCCCGAGGTGGCGGTCTCCGAGGTGGCCGCGCTGCCCGGCGATGTGCACGACCTCACAGGACTGCGGGACATCGGGGACCGGCTCGCGGCCAACCGGCCGGAGCTGCCCGAGGCTGCCGACAGCTGA